Proteins from a genomic interval of Rhipicephalus microplus isolate Deutch F79 chromosome 6, USDA_Rmic, whole genome shotgun sequence:
- the LOC119167348 gene encoding uncharacterized protein LOC119167348, producing the protein MSQRRDRDKATVEVGLALVALGSIEDELNAAKARVMSLKQRLVMNSFILTASALSPRAINRERWAYVRNERWFEDTLPLLGYGHFKQCFRVSPATFRFIVDSLRPSLERVTTNMRECIAVEKVVAIGLFKLCSVAEDRVVASVFGVGRSTVNGIYKEFCEATVSVLESDWIKMLSPSEMAEHIREFMAVSDFPQAVGALDGCHFPVSPPQEHATDYYNYKGWYSIILLALVDHKYRFRFINVGAPGRCHDSHVYQMSSLSGMVEGPLFKAPVVTIGGVAVPPLVLCDQAFPLTPNLIKPFGHNTPLSAEQKNFNYHISRVRRVVENAFGRLKARFRFTSKRMECDIANARLVIRACCVLNNICEHFSDAVQLQWLQEVKQSDSQLPQPERGSDSQIGNAVSVRSALVDHFSQRMQTQAARS; encoded by the exons atgtctcagcgcagagacagagataaagcgacagttgaggtgggcctggctcttgtcgccctcggctccatcgaagatgagctaaacgctgcgaaggcaagagtgatgagcctcaaacaaagactcgtcatgaacagcttcattttgactgcttccgcactgtccccccgagccatcaaccgcgaaaggtgggcctatgtgcgcaacgaacgctggttcgaagacacattgccgtTATTAGGTTACGGCCACTTTAAGCAGTGTTTTCGAGTGAGCCCAGCCACCTTCCGCTTCATTGTGGACAGCCTACGCCCTTCGCTAGAGAGGGTCACAACTAATATGCGCGAGTGCATTGCGGTTGAAAAGGTGGTGGCCATCGGCTTATTCAAACTGTGCTCCGTGGCAGAGGACCGAGTCGTGGCCAGTGTCTTCGGTGTCGGGCGATCGACGGTGAACGGCATTTACAAGGAGTTTTGCGAAGCCACCGTTTCTGTCTTGGAAAGCGACTGGATCAAGATGCTGAGTCCATCTGAGATGGCCGAACACATTCGGGAATTCATGGCCGTCAGTGACTTTCCCCAAGCTGTAGGAGCCCTCGACGGCTGCCACTTCCCAGTTTCGCCGCCACAAGAACATGCCACTGATTACTATAACTACAAGGGGTG GTACAGCATTATTCTCCTGGCGCTTGTAGACCACAAGTACCGTTTCAGGTTTATAAATGTTGGTGCCCCTGGAAGATGCCATGACTCTCATGTGTATCAAATGTCGAGCCTCTCCGGCATGGTTGAGGGACCACTTTTCAAGGCTCCAGTTGTTACAATAGGAGGCGTTGCCGTGCCACCTCTGGTGCTCTGTGACCAGGCCTTCCCACTTACACCTAACCTCATCAAGCCATTTGGACACAACACCCCACTTAGTGCAGAGCAGAAAAATTTCAATTACCACATCAGCAGAGTGAGACGTGTGGTAGAAAACGCCTTTGGAAGGCTTAAGGCAAGATTTCGCTTCACGTCGAAGAGAATGGAATGCGACATTGCAAACGCTCGCCTCGTGATTCGCGCATGCTGCGTGCTCAACAACATTTGCGAGCATTTCAGCGATGCTGTTCAGCTTCAATGGCTCCAGGAAGTGAAGCAGTCCGACTCCCAACTGCCCCAACCAGAACGTGGCAGCGATTCACAGATTGGGAATGCAGTCAGTGTGCGTTCTGCACTTGTGGACCACTTCAGCCAGAGGATGCAGACCCAGGCAGCCCGCTCCTAG
- the LOC119167349 gene encoding uncharacterized protein LOC119167349, with product MESAQSVKKKPRVQWTEKETWALIKLWEDHLDALRGQKHNGGVYQAIAESLTDAGIPRTRAQVHSKIDNLTQTFRKIERELTTGSSPPTWPYYKELKRFIGCLPINDLSLMEESCCDTSSDTVEKLIYEMESGISSEATETNSTPVPGTSNEQTPPPAPTTQSTPSPATNTAARAARKRRRPLTAAREFQEAMLAEQKMLREQLERAQQAEVELRSKHLQLQEKLVNALVDFINKK from the exons ATGGAGtcggctcagtcggtgaagaaaaaaccgcgcgtccagtggactgaaaaggagacctgggcgctgataaagctatgggaggaccatttggacgccttgcgagggcaaaagcacaacggtggagtttaccaggcgattgccgagagcctcaccgacgccggtattCCCCGTACACGGGCGCAAGTTCACAGTAAAATCGACAACTTGACACAGACATTCAG AAAAATTGAGCGAGAGCTCACGACAGGCTCCTCACCACCAACGTGGCCATACTATAAAGAACTGAAGAGGTTCATTGGCTGCCTGCCGATAAATGATCTGTCCCTCATGGAGGAAAGCTGCTGCGACACCAGTAGCGACACTGTTGAGAAG CTTATCTACGAAATGGAGAGCGGAATCAGTTCCGAGGCTACTGAAACTAACAGCACGCCAGTGCCAGGAACATCAAATGAACAGACGCCACCACCTGCACCCACCACGCAGTCGACTCCGAGCCCTGCAACAAATACGGCAGCACGGGCAGCAAGGAAGCGACGGCGGCCACTGACCGCAGCGCGCGAATTCCAAGAGGCTATGCTGGCTGAACAAAAAATGCTACGAGAGCAGCTGGAGCGAGCTCAGCAAGCCGAGGTAGAGCTGAGATCTAAACACCTCCAGCTTCAAGAAAAGCTTGTAAATGCCCTCGTTGATTTCATCAATAAAAAATGA